The nucleotide sequence GAAGTCTCAGCCGCTCATGCCGCAAAAGTTCCCGATCACTATATTCGCAAGCAGACGCTGAAAAACCAGGAACGCTACATTACTCCCGAACTGAAAGAGTATGAAGAAAAAGTGCTCAAAGCGGAAGATCGGGCGGTCGAACTCGAACAGTCGATGTTCGATGAACTGCGGGAAAGGGTCGCGAAAGAGGCACCGCGTACTCAGAAAACAGCAGAAATCCTGGCCCAGATTGATGTCCTGTTTGGTCTGGCACATCTGGCAACACACGCTGGATACACGCGCCCCGAAATGACGGAAGAACCGGTCCTCGATATCAGAGAAAGTCGGCATCCCGTACTCGATCGACTGCAACCCTCCGGGGAATTTGTTCCCAATGATGTTCTACTGGGAGAGCCCTATGGTCGCGTGCAGATTATCACCGGCCCCAACATGGCAGGAAAGAGTACCTATATCCGTCAGGCCGCACTGCTGACGCTGATGGCACAGATCGGCTCCTTCATTCCTGCCAGTGAAGCGCGGATTGGCATCGCCGATCGAATCTTTGCACGTGTCGGTGCCAGCGATGAATTGAGCAAAGGTCAGAGTACCTTCATGGTCGAAATGACCGAAGCCGCCCGTATTTTGAATTCCGCCTCGGAACGAAGTCTGGTCATTCTGGATGAGATCGGACGTGGCACAAGCACCTATGATGGTATTTCTCTCGCCTGGTCCATGACAGAGTTTCTGCACGACAAGATCAAAGCGCGTACCCTGTTCGCGACACATTATCATGAACTGACCGAATTAACCCAGACACTCAAACAGGCCAGTAACTGGAATGTCGCAGTCCACGAACAGGATGGAGAAATCGTCTTTCTACACAAAATCGTTGAAGGCTCAGCGAATAAAAGTTATGGGATTCATGTGGCCCGGTTGGCAGGAATTCCGGACCAGGTCATTCAGCGGGCCAATCAAATTCTCTCGACGCTGGAAAAAGATCACATCGACGAAACGGGGCAAACGACCATTCCGCCACGCATCGACAGGAAATCATCACATCAGCAACTCTCTCTGTTCGGTAATACAGCACATCCCGTTTTAGATGAAATCAGGGACTTAAACGTCGATGAAATGACGCCTCTCGCCGCGCTGGAAGAATTATACCGCATTCGCGAACAACTGAACTAAATGGCATATTTTCAATTTTATACTTCCAGACAGTTGAACCCGGCAGTACCACTTGTTCACAATATACACAGTAGAGGTACAGGGGTACCTTATATCAGTGTCTTTATTGAACGAACAGGAGCATGTCATGCTGGAAAAGAGTGTAATACGAATTTTTGTCGTTTTGTTTACTACTGTCTCCTTAGCTGTTTGCTCAGCAGATTCCCTGCTGGCCCAAAAGAAGGAATCAGACAAACCTGAAGCCACAGCGAAAGACACCAAACCGGCTGCGAAAAAGTTCAAAGGTCGCCTGCCCAATCATTATGGTAAACTGAATCTCTCCGATACACAGCGCGATAAAATTTATAAGATTCAGGCCAGCTACAAATCCGAAATTGACAACCTGAAGAAGCAACTGGCAGAATTGAACAAAAAGCGGAACGCGGAAATCGTCACTGTTCTGGAACCCTCACAGAAATCAATCCTGGAAAAGATTCTTGCGGAAGCCTCCAGTAAAAAAACGGCGAAAAAATAAATCCGCTGAGTTGCAATAAGAAAACAATCGCAGGGCGTGATCTGAACGGGATCACGCCCTTTCTTTTTAACGAACTCTCAAGCTATACTTTTCCAAAGACAATTGAACTTCATAACCAGACACATCCCATTTTATCTTTCTGAAAACCACTCACCAATGGATTCCCATCAGCCGACATCAGCAGAACTGCCTCCCGACAGAGAGCAGAATCGTCCAGGACATTCGATCTGGATCCCGCTGATGCATTTTCTGATTGTGCTCGTGCTGTTCTGTTTTCTTGGATACTTTGAGTGGCAGCGGATTCAGACCGATCAGTCGGAACTGCCAGTCCTCACACGGTTTTTCCTCTATGTAAATGTGGATACCACTCCGTATTTCCTGCTTCTGTTACTCAGCCCCTTCTGCTGGTGGATCCGTCCTGCCTTTCAATTTCGATTGTTCACCCGTGTTTTGCGTCCCCGCTTATCACAGGAATGGGTCCGCAACCGACAGTCAGAAAAACAAATTGACGTTTTTGCCCTCCTGCTCAGTCTGCTGGTTGCTGTGACTTCCTTCGCAATGAGTTTCTGGACCGCCTCGCATACCGTCAACCCGGACCTCCACCTGACACTTGGCGACCTGCCTCCTGCTTATCATGATGAGTACAGCTATCTGTTTCAGTCCCGAACCTTCCTGGAAGGGCGAACCTGGCATCCCGGTCACGCCGACGCTCCCGAGCTGTTTGATCAGGTCCATGTGCTCAACGAAGGCAAGATGGCCAGCCGTTACTTTCCGGGTACAGGACTCTGGCTGGCGCCGTTCGTCGCCTGGGGACATCCTTACCGGGCTTACTGGCTGGCTGGAGCGCTCACGACGTTTTTTATCTTCTGGTCGGGCAGAGAGCTGGCCGGAAACGGCGTCGGACTACTGGCGGGACTCATTGTGGCCCTCTCGCCCGGCATGGCTATCTTCAGTAACCTGCTGCTGGCACACCACCCCACACTGGTCGGGCTGTCAGCCTTTCTGTTCTTCTTTTTACGAATGCAGAGAACACGATCCTTTCGAGATGCCCTGCTCGCAGGAGTCGGCCTGGCGTTCGGCATGCTCTGTCGCCCCATGACCGCAGCCGGCTTTGCGCTCCCCTTCGGGATCTGGCTGGGAGTGGAAATCATTCGCTGGTGCCGGACGAGAGTCAATCACAAAGCGACTGACTCTGCGACTGAAAAGTCAGTCGTCCCCCAGATCACCGGCCTGGCGATTCCCCTGGCCTGCGGCCTGATCGGACTGTTTTTTTACAATCAGTCGATCACAGACAGTGGCTGGAAAATGCCATACCAGCTTTATACCGATATCTACACCCCGCGACACGTTTATGGCTTCGACAATGTGGTGCGCGGAGAACAGAAGCTCGGCCCGAAGGTACTGGAGAACTACGACAAATGGGCCGAGAATCTGACGCCGGCACTAGCGGCACAGAACGTCCAAAACCGCCTGTTGGCCAGCCTGCAGTGGACTCTGGGGCTGGTCCCACTCTTACTGGCGGGCCTGCTTTTCCTGATCACCGAATGCCGGCGCTGGAGTCGCTGGTGGCTGATCTATGCTTCCATCATTTCGCTGCATGTGGTTCATATCCCCTACTGGTACGATGGTATCATGCACTGGCATTATGTATTCGAAACCGGACCATTGTGGGCACTGATTTTCGCAAGAGTGACACAGACCCTGTTTGGCATCTGGCGTGATCTGGAACGACCTCTGATGAGCTGGCTCTGGTCCGCCATGATATTAATCGCTGTTGCCACAAATCTAACTGCGATCCCGCCGCTCTGGACTGTTTCCAAACTGGAAATTGTCATCAACAATGTGGCGTTTTCGAAGTTGAAACATTTCCAGTTTCAACAGATGATTCACCACCATCCTCAAATCAAACAACCTGCATTGATTCTGGTTGCCCACGATCCCTCGGATCGCCACATTGATTATGTCATCAATGATCCTCAATTAAACACGTCGGTCCTGACAGGCCGTTACCGTCCCGAGCAACATACTCCAGCGCAACTGCAGTCCCTCTTTCCGGATCGAACGCTCTATCTGTTCGACGTCGCTCAAAACCGTCTCAGTCGCTGGAACGGCCGTTTCTGGGAACCTGTCTGATAATCGTGCCAGGGACTAATCCTTGATTTTCAGTTTGATTTCGTCGGAATTGGCTTTCAGTTCTGGAGCGTACATTCCATATCCCTGCGTGGGCAGACCACTGAAACGACCCGGAATTTCTGCTCGCAGACGGTAACTCAGGCTATGCTTTCCACGAGGCAACTGACGCAGGTAATTTACCACTCGGTCATCGCGAAACTCCTGATAAGCCCCCAGTCCGTTACGTGAATAGCCACTGCGCAGGTCGACCGCTTCCAGACCCGCCGGCCGGAAGTCTTCGAACACCAGGTACTCATAATCATTCTTACTTTCGAAAATCAGCTCGACCTCAATCAGATCTCCGCTGGTCAGTTCTGTTTCATGGTCAATGGCCTCACGACGGTATTTTTCCACCCGTTGATCCACTGCCTGACCTTTCGAATCAGAGGTTTTAATGGCAGCCTCTTCCGGAATCAGCCGGTAATACCTCCGCTGCACTTTCACTTCCAGTCCGGTTGCGGTGATGAAATCTTCTTTCGTAAAATTCGTCACGTACGCGTTATAGTACAACGGTCCGCTCCCCTGCTTGCGAATCTCCAGTCGATGGGCGCCTGATGTCAGTGCTTCTCCTTCAATCACCAGTTTATTATCAAAGGTAAACAGATTCTCCGCGTTGATCTGAACCGTTTTCTGTTTCTTTCCATCCAAAAAAATGTCTAACGTCAGGTCCGGTTGATTCTCACCGCTGGCTGACCAGTATTCTGCTAAAGCCTCAATGGCAATCGCAGTATCGGAAACAGAACTCCAGTAAGTCGCATGTTTGCGATTGTTCAACAGATATTTGACGAGTTGAGCCGCCTTGGGATTCTGTGGATCGACTTTCGAAAGCAGTTTTAAGTAGTATGCATTGGCTTCGACTTCGCTGCCGTACCAGTGCCACCAGTAGTTACTCTGAGGCAGATTGAGATAAGCGGTCTGATTTTCCGCATCTTGAATCAGAAACTGATCCATATTATTCATGATCATCGTCATGCGTTCCTGATTTTTCAGCTCATGAGATGCCAGCCCCAACATTCCCAGAGCATACACCGAGAGTTTCGTTCGATCCCGATACAGGAAATCATACATTTTCTCATCGACAACGCCCTGGTTGACCAGCACAAGAAAAACATACGCATCCAGATTGGAAGCCAACGTTTTATACGGTTTTGTCTTCGACGCAGCATTCAGCAGCTTCTGCAGTTCTTTCTGCTGATAGCCTTTTAACCATTCAATCCCCCGTTCCAGAGTGCCGGGGACGAGCGCCACATCATTCTGTTTCGCCAAAGCCAGTCCCTGAACCACGCGTGCGGTGAAGTAGGGGGAAGAACGTTCCTGCCAGCCGGAAAACCAGCCCCAGCCTCCATCCGAGAGCTGCATACTGGTTAAATCAGCAACACCCTGCTTGACGAGTTGTTCCACCTTCGACTGACTGAATACCGGATTCTGATCATAGCGTTTCCACTGTTCGGCCCGTTTCTGATCGTCGCCAATTTCCTGTGCATTCAGGTTGGTTCGTTTCTCCTCAATCTCTTTTAGATTTAAACCCATTCGTTTAAGAATATTCTGTGTCATCACCGTTGGCAGAAAACGATACAGGGTACAGTCGGTTGTTTTATGCGGTGAATAGACCAGGTACGGCAGTGCGTCAACCATTGCTCCTGCCAGCGAAGGTGAGTAGCGGAGTTCGAGACGGCTCAGTTCTGCTTTGCGATGATCGGGAACCTGAAAACTGATCAGTGCCTGATCAGCATCACTGCGAATCATGCCGGTAAAAGACTCGGTTTTCAGGATACCATGCACTTTGACGGGAAACGTCATCTGCATCGCATCCGACTCTTCATCAGTTAATGCTTTCATCCGAATCACAGCAAATCCGGGACGAACCGCTTTCACACGCCAGTCGATTCGTTGTTCGCCGTTGGCCTCAATCGTGACTGTCTGAGTAACGTCATCTAAAGGTTTCAGAGTATCGCCGTCCAGTTCCAGAACGACTTTCACCTCTTTGGATGTCTTCAGGTAATTATGCACGTTCGCACTCAATACGACCTCATCGGTCTCTGTAAAGAAGCGCGGTGCCTGCAATCGCAGAATCAGATTTTTGCGTGTGACAACCAGTTGTTCTACATCACCGACGCGTGCGCCCTGCCCCATCGCCCAACTGCGAATTTTCCAGCTGGTCAGATTTTCCGGCATTTTAAACGAGACTTCTGCCAGACCTTCGGCATCCGCTGTGATCGCTGCGTTCCAATAGGCAGTGTCAGCGAAGTTCTGGCGCACGACAGGCTCGACCACTGCGGAGGAATCGGCAGGCGCAGCTGCGTCCGCCATCATGGATTTCGCAGCCATCGGCATGGCCGCACCTTCCATTGCCGCCATCCCGTCCGTCGCCCTGGACTTTCTCATCGCCCCCACTGCAGGTAATACGCCCACACCAGGGCCGCCGAAACCTCCGCCTACCGCATTTCCAGGGACCTGCGACTCTGATTCCAGCACCAGATGCCCAAAGGCTCCAATCACCTGCATCCCGATTTCCTGTGGTCGTAACAGATTGTGAAAATAACGACTCAGACTGTCGGCTGTGGCAGGATGATGAGACCGTTTCCACTTCCAGAAAAACGATTTGATATCGCTCACATTGGAACCACCACTGATATACTCCACACTCTTGTCATAAACGCTGACTACCAGTGAGCCGGGTACGGGTTTTCCATCCGCGTCGGTTACTTTCAGTTTGACGGTGGCTTCTTCGCCCGGCTTGTACTCGGTTTCGGAAGGTTCAACTTCCAGATTTACGACCCGTTTTTCTGGCGGTACCGCGATTTCTTTTGCAACCGTATGCACGGATCCCTGATGAATCGTGACCGCTTCGACAAAGAAGTTAGGCATATCGTGCTTTGCGACATCCAGTTCATAAACCGTACTCTTACCTGCCAGCTTAAGGACTTCCGGTTTGGAATATATTCCGTTGACCGGTCGAACAAACAAGAGGACCGTACTGCCCGGTTGATTGGTATTGATTAACAGCCGTACCTTTTCGCCTGGCTGGTAATGTTTTTTCTCGACGACGAGTTCCAGATCGTTGAAACGGTATTCCCTGCCATCAAATCCTGCGCCACGGATCGAAAACAGGCTGCCCCCTTCGATCTGATTCCCTTTATTGTCAGTTACCGTATACGAAACGCGGTACTGCCCTGCCTGAGTCGCCGCGATCTTCTGACTGGCCGTACCATCTTCCTTTGGATCCACTTCCCACTCCTGAACGGCAGTCTCTTTCGGTTCTCCCTGATCATTATAGGAAATGCGATACAGTACCACTTTGCCCTTACCAGTCACTGGCTTGGAATCCAGCGTCTGGGCTTTAAAAGAAGCGGTCATCGCATCGCCCACCTGATAATAACCGCGATTCATCCAGGAAAATACTTTGAAAGGCTGACGCGAAACCAGCACCGATCCCTGACCGACGATGGTCCTCCGTGATTCATCGACCACTTCCGCTGTAATTTCGTATTTATGATCCTGATCCCCGTGGATTGCTTTCGCCAGGGCGGT is from Gimesia maris and encodes:
- a CDS encoding ArnT family glycosyltransferase, translated to MDSHQPTSAELPPDREQNRPGHSIWIPLMHFLIVLVLFCFLGYFEWQRIQTDQSELPVLTRFFLYVNVDTTPYFLLLLLSPFCWWIRPAFQFRLFTRVLRPRLSQEWVRNRQSEKQIDVFALLLSLLVAVTSFAMSFWTASHTVNPDLHLTLGDLPPAYHDEYSYLFQSRTFLEGRTWHPGHADAPELFDQVHVLNEGKMASRYFPGTGLWLAPFVAWGHPYRAYWLAGALTTFFIFWSGRELAGNGVGLLAGLIVALSPGMAIFSNLLLAHHPTLVGLSAFLFFFLRMQRTRSFRDALLAGVGLAFGMLCRPMTAAGFALPFGIWLGVEIIRWCRTRVNHKATDSATEKSVVPQITGLAIPLACGLIGLFFYNQSITDSGWKMPYQLYTDIYTPRHVYGFDNVVRGEQKLGPKVLENYDKWAENLTPALAAQNVQNRLLASLQWTLGLVPLLLAGLLFLITECRRWSRWWLIYASIISLHVVHIPYWYDGIMHWHYVFETGPLWALIFARVTQTLFGIWRDLERPLMSWLWSAMILIAVATNLTAIPPLWTVSKLEIVINNVAFSKLKHFQFQQMIHHHPQIKQPALILVAHDPSDRHIDYVINDPQLNTSVLTGRYRPEQHTPAQLQSLFPDRTLYLFDVAQNRLSRWNGRFWEPV
- a CDS encoding alpha-2-macroglobulin family protein; protein product: MFSLKMLRSSAAAFFLMLLTTLGVYLFADEKSVTESRSLAQTYQKQGNYRDAWQIYEKLAVQSGNSNTGVVHDLQNGIECLQRLNRISEMDEFRDAVLKVHKNRSLVLWKLAETYIQGPHYGYIINGEFTRGHQRGGGRYINTIEQDRLIALKLTQQAIENLKQNDNDLASDIFFNTAEYYLSGRQGRNAWKLQILTDLTETPDYESVGSEPGSFFRGGPSGGPEGAPVDDAGNPVYYRVPASFETAKNDGERWRWMLDQSMKQKPERKAEVILQVADFNRSQFGVQTLQDFMPYFFRQRNDQDPQDEEQVNPYSLESLKETETLTRLATGIQRINLPEDLNYIRLYQQVVDLGKSSSGENALGQLTGIFENRRQYPQAAKYIQQSIQEYGDPHQNKRQHLNQIVGNWGQFEPNPSQVAGQGAQVDYRFRNGNHVEFEAYQVHVEKLLTDVKNYLKSHPQKLDWNQTNISNLGYRLVHEHQKKYQGPLVSRWGLDLQSLSGHRDQHVTVTTPLQNAGAYLLVAKMQNGNTSRIIVWLDDTAIIHKRMSDKTYYYVSDARSGKPVAGANLEFFGYRHTSVGRNQQQTQTINFAEKTDENGQAFPTESQLEKNYQWITIARTGEGRFAYTGFDRFWYAHPSDQRLDAIKIYGITDRPVYRPDQKVDFKFWVHNVGYDLSKAEDSEFANHSVNLKLIGKNNKTVFQKTLKTDKFGGCQGDWSIPADADLGVYYLQLTVDTRAHAGRKRRSQVSSQISFRVEEYKKPEFEVLVEAPEDPVSLGDVVTAKIKAKYYFGSPVINGQVKYKVTRTAYDQRWYPVDHWDWLYGSGYWWFTGDYTWYPGWGKWGCVAPGPWWIHRPSPPPEVVLSNTVEIGSDGEVEIKIDTALAKAIHGDQDHKYEITAEVVDESRRTIVGQGSVLVSRQPFKVFSWMNRGYYQVGDAMTASFKAQTLDSKPVTGKGKVVLYRISYNDQGEPKETAVQEWEVDPKEDGTASQKIAATQAGQYRVSYTVTDNKGNQIEGGSLFSIRGAGFDGREYRFNDLELVVEKKHYQPGEKVRLLINTNQPGSTVLLFVRPVNGIYSKPEVLKLAGKSTVYELDVAKHDMPNFFVEAVTIHQGSVHTVAKEIAVPPEKRVVNLEVEPSETEYKPGEEATVKLKVTDADGKPVPGSLVVSVYDKSVEYISGGSNVSDIKSFFWKWKRSHHPATADSLSRYFHNLLRPQEIGMQVIGAFGHLVLESESQVPGNAVGGGFGGPGVGVLPAVGAMRKSRATDGMAAMEGAAMPMAAKSMMADAAAPADSSAVVEPVVRQNFADTAYWNAAITADAEGLAEVSFKMPENLTSWKIRSWAMGQGARVGDVEQLVVTRKNLILRLQAPRFFTETDEVVLSANVHNYLKTSKEVKVVLELDGDTLKPLDDVTQTVTIEANGEQRIDWRVKAVRPGFAVIRMKALTDEESDAMQMTFPVKVHGILKTESFTGMIRSDADQALISFQVPDHRKAELSRLELRYSPSLAGAMVDALPYLVYSPHKTTDCTLYRFLPTVMTQNILKRMGLNLKEIEEKRTNLNAQEIGDDQKRAEQWKRYDQNPVFSQSKVEQLVKQGVADLTSMQLSDGGWGWFSGWQERSSPYFTARVVQGLALAKQNDVALVPGTLERGIEWLKGYQQKELQKLLNAASKTKPYKTLASNLDAYVFLVLVNQGVVDEKMYDFLYRDRTKLSVYALGMLGLASHELKNQERMTMIMNNMDQFLIQDAENQTAYLNLPQSNYWWHWYGSEVEANAYYLKLLSKVDPQNPKAAQLVKYLLNNRKHATYWSSVSDTAIAIEALAEYWSASGENQPDLTLDIFLDGKKQKTVQINAENLFTFDNKLVIEGEALTSGAHRLEIRKQGSGPLYYNAYVTNFTKEDFITATGLEVKVQRRYYRLIPEEAAIKTSDSKGQAVDQRVEKYRREAIDHETELTSGDLIEVELIFESKNDYEYLVFEDFRPAGLEAVDLRSGYSRNGLGAYQEFRDDRVVNYLRQLPRGKHSLSYRLRAEIPGRFSGLPTQGYGMYAPELKANSDEIKLKIKD